One Dromiciops gliroides isolate mDroGli1 chromosome 3, mDroGli1.pri, whole genome shotgun sequence DNA segment encodes these proteins:
- the AMER2 gene encoding APC membrane recruitment protein 2, which yields MTVAWLQPMTDESCLSLLVTMEMSSSSSSSSSRSIEAVRERISNQASVGVCRRKEEAESGTHTADMDLHCDCAAETPAAEQPSGKINKTAFKLFKKRKSGGTMPSIFGVKNKGDGKSSSKTGMVRSKTHDGLAEVLMLESSKKEEPSSGGGSAGGGSGDQLNADTHPRAAVTSVSSLANSSVAKSHSFFSLLRKNGRSENGKGEHADQNKAGSKQKKGLKGIFSSMRWHKKDKHGKEEEKEEASEIQSSLILPGSLTASLECIKEEIPKPLCEPENPTKEIRKEPSCELRRGEEANASVDKPEVRNSGESLSPVLHNNKNTRGEDAAGYRHEERHREAREPGTGESRTAQDAARTGCGDIIADQEDEAGASCDKNASGTGKPAPSKKNPNMVAYQGGGEEMASPDEVDDTYLQEFWDMLSQTEDQGAREPQGGVAKAAVGAAAKETKVVPESSKDGRGKEGAKDGSLVKRSRIHRIPIELHQKEDPKNREKEQQEGIPNSDEGYWDSTTPGPEEDSTSTVQKEGIPRDSYSGDALYDLYTDPDENPVGLPSDEEVTSLSRSKPVSPVTITCPLKTPSSLIKDSKIPISIKHLASIPASHPVVHHHPTKSEIPRTKIPVSKVLVRRVSNRGLAGTTIRAAACHEGAKKL from the exons ATGACAGTGGCCTGGCTCCAGCCCATGACTGACGAAAGCTGCTTATCCCTCTTGGTTACCATGGAGAtgagcagtagcagcagcagcagcagcagcaggagcataGAGGCTGTCAGGGAGAGAATCAGCAATCAGGCATCTGTGGGGGTCtgcaggaggaaggaggaggcagAATCGGGGACACACACAGCAGACATGGACTTGCATTGTGACTGTGCCGCCGAAACTCCTGCAGCAGAGCAGCCCTCTGGGAAGATTAATAAAACCGCTTTCAAATTATTTAAGAAGAGGAAATCGGGTGGCACCATGCCCAGTATATTTGGGGTAAAAAACAAAGGAGATGGGAAAAGCTCGAGTAAAACGGGGATGGTGAGAAGCAAGACTCATGATGGATTAGCCGAGGTATTGATGCTGGAAAGCAGCAAGAAGGAGGAACCGAGCAGCGGCGGGGGCAGTGCTGGAGGCGGCAGCGGGGACCAGCTGAACGCGGATACCCACCCCAGAGCCGCGGTGACCAGTGTGAGTTCTTTAGCCAACAGCTCCGTGGCCAAGTCGCACAGTTTTTTCTCGCTGTTAAGAAAGAACGGGAGATCCGAGAATGGCAAAGGAGAACATGCAGATCAAAACAAGGCTGGCAGCAAACAAAAGAAAGGGCTGAAAGGGATCTTTAGCAGTATGCGCTGGCATAAGAAGGATAAAcatggaaaggaagaggaaaaggaggaagccTCTGAAATCCAGTCCAGCCTCATTCTGCCTGGCTCCCTGACAGCCAGCTTGGAGTGTATCAAAGAGGAAATTCCCAAACCTTTGTGTGAACCTGAAAACCCCACcaaggaaatcagaaaagagCCATCCTGTGAGCTCCGGCGGGGAGAAGAGGCGAACGCCTCAGTGGACAAGCCTGAAGTGAGGAATTCTGGGGAGTCACTCAGCCCGGTGTTgcataacaacaaaaacacacgGGGAGAGGATGCCGCTGGGTATCGGCATGAGGAGAGGCACCGAGAGGCGCGGGAGCCAGGCACTGGGGAGAGCCGGACAGCCCAGGATGCAGCGAGAACAG GCTGTGGAGATATTATTGCGGACCAGGAGGATGAGGCAGGTGCCAGCTGCGACAAGAATGCCTCTGGGACAGGCAAGCCAGCTCCCTCCAAAAAGAACCCCAACATGGTGGCCTAccaaggaggaggggaggagatggccagCCCAGACGAAGTGGACGACACCTACCTCCAGGAATTTTGGGACATGTTATCCCAGACGGAGGATCAAGGAGCACGGGAGCCCCAAGGCGGTGTGGCCAAGGCAGCAGTGGGAGCAGCGGCCAAGGAAACCAAGGTAGTCCCTGAATCCTCCAAAGATGGCAGGGGTAAGGAAGGAGCTAAGGATGGCTCCTTGGTCAAAAGGAGTAGGATCCATCGGATTCCCATTGAGCTGCATCAGAAGGAGGATCCTAAGAACCGGGAAAAGGAGCAGCAGGAAGGTATCCCCAACAGCGATGAGGGCTACTGGGATTCGACCACCCCTGGCCCAGAGGAAGACAGCACGAGCACTGTCCAGAAGGAAGGGATCCCCAGGGACAGCTACAGTGGGGATGCTCTGTATGATCTCTACACAGATCCAGATGAAAACCCAGTAGGTCTGCCCTCTGATGAAGAAGTGACCAGCTTGTCCCGCTCCAAGCCGGTGTCTCCGGTAACCATAACCTGCCCTCTGAAAACACCCAGCAGTTTGATCAAGGACTCCAAGATCCCCATCAGCATCAAACACCTAGCATCTATTCCTGCCAGCCATCCTGTGGTGCACCATCACCCGACCAAGAGTGAGATCCCCAGAACAAAAATCCCTGTATCCAAAGTGCTGGTCCGTAGGGTCAGTAACAGGGGTTTAGCCGGGACCACGATCAGAGCAGCAGCTTGCCATGAAGGTGCCAAAAAGCTGTAA